One region of Crateriforma spongiae genomic DNA includes:
- a CDS encoding response regulator, with translation MLGDSRTKPMEILLVEDGLMDARVTIHALRSSGVHHRVTLCRNVAETMKFLRREGVFARAPTPDLLLLDMMLPDGTGIDILEMLPEIPKNRLGLTTVVLTAADDPALKARCEELQVNDYIAKPVSEAEFLRVVRNQKTLMVHSTPTLASV, from the coding sequence ATGTTGGGTGATTCACGAACCAAGCCGATGGAGATCCTGCTGGTCGAAGACGGCTTGATGGATGCCCGCGTCACGATTCACGCCCTTCGCAGCAGCGGTGTTCACCATCGTGTGACCTTATGCCGCAACGTGGCGGAAACGATGAAGTTCCTGCGGCGTGAAGGTGTTTTCGCACGGGCCCCCACTCCCGATCTGTTGCTGCTGGACATGATGCTGCCCGATGGGACCGGCATCGACATTTTGGAAATGTTGCCGGAGATTCCCAAGAACCGACTGGGGCTGACCACTGTCGTGTTGACCGCTGCCGACGATCCGGCGCTGAAAGCACGCTGCGAAGAATTGCAGGTCAACGATTACATCGCCAAGCCGGTCAGCGAAGCCGAGTTCCTGCGAGTGGTCCGCAATCAAAAGACATTGA